A genomic window from Myxococcota bacterium includes:
- a CDS encoding parallel beta-helix domain-containing protein, which yields MRVFLAAFAVASLLAAAGASAKTFTVHSGDSIQAAVDQANPGDTIKVFPGTYHEAGAPCPGDPSHMCAVSVTKPGISLVGMSKPKRFDPQDDPGDDNDPGDDGPGKGKHKGKAKGHHGKPDSGAVILENAGGQERGISFGAVDADPTTCANSDGVRLAGASVTGFTVNGFDGQGIFLLCVDDFSVRFNQTNDNGEYGIFPSHSSNGVVQFNLATGSNDTGVYIGQSQNVQVDHNLARGNVSGFEIENCHDVRLDHNVSTGNTGGILSFTLPFLDVKQNAGNRIDHNWVQANNKANTCIDPEDAVCGVPPGTGILVLAADDNRVDHNLVLNNDSYGIAVANFCVAQQLPDDACSALDIEPNSDDAQVDHNAVFGNGANPSPLIQPVFAVDLAWDGTGTGNCWSKNAHKTQFPDQLPSCQ from the coding sequence ATGCGCGTGTTCCTCGCCGCCTTCGCCGTGGCTTCGCTGCTCGCCGCCGCCGGCGCTTCGGCCAAGACCTTCACCGTCCACTCCGGTGACTCGATCCAGGCCGCCGTCGACCAGGCCAACCCGGGGGACACGATCAAGGTCTTCCCCGGCACCTACCACGAAGCCGGCGCGCCCTGTCCCGGCGACCCGAGTCACATGTGCGCCGTGTCCGTGACCAAGCCGGGCATCTCGCTGGTGGGCATGAGCAAGCCCAAGCGCTTCGACCCGCAGGACGACCCGGGCGACGACAACGACCCGGGCGATGACGGACCCGGCAAGGGCAAGCACAAGGGCAAGGCCAAGGGTCACCACGGCAAGCCGGACTCCGGCGCGGTGATCCTCGAGAACGCGGGCGGCCAGGAGCGCGGCATCAGCTTCGGCGCCGTCGACGCCGATCCGACCACCTGCGCGAACTCCGATGGCGTGCGCCTGGCCGGCGCTTCGGTCACCGGCTTCACCGTGAACGGCTTCGACGGCCAGGGCATCTTCCTGCTCTGCGTCGACGACTTCAGCGTGCGCTTCAACCAGACCAACGACAACGGCGAGTACGGAATCTTCCCGAGTCACTCGAGCAACGGCGTGGTGCAGTTCAACCTGGCCACCGGCTCGAACGACACGGGCGTCTACATCGGGCAGTCGCAGAACGTGCAGGTCGACCACAACCTGGCGCGCGGCAACGTGAGTGGCTTCGAGATCGAGAACTGTCACGACGTGCGCCTCGACCACAACGTCTCGACCGGCAACACCGGCGGCATCCTGAGCTTCACCCTGCCCTTCCTCGACGTGAAGCAGAACGCGGGCAACCGCATCGACCACAACTGGGTGCAGGCCAACAACAAGGCCAACACCTGCATCGATCCCGAGGACGCGGTGTGCGGCGTTCCGCCGGGCACGGGCATCCTCGTGCTGGCCGCCGACGACAACCGGGTCGACCACAACCTGGTGCTGAACAACGACTCGTACGGCATCGCGGTGGCGAACTTCTGCGTGGCGCAGCAGCTGCCCGACGACGCCTGCTCGGCGCTCGACATCGAGCCCAATTCCGACGACGCCCAGGTCGATCACAACGCCGTGTTCGGCAACGGCGCCAACCCGTCGCCGCTGATCCAGCCGGTGTTCGCCGTGGACCTGGCCTGGGACGGCACGGGCACGGGCAACTGCTGGTCGAAGAACGCGCACAAGACGCAGTTCCCCGACCAGCTCCCGTCGTGTCAGTGA